In candidate division KSB1 bacterium, the DNA window TATTATTTCCGGACAACACCATATTTTGAAACGACCTCGAAGAAGTACGCATGGTTGAACCGGATTGCCGCGGTCGGCAAAGGTCATTTCGTACCAAATGGCATTAAATTCAGTGTGTACAGCATCGACTGAAGGTACGAATGAGTTCACCTGTCAAACTGCGGCCAATTACTCCGGAAGATGAAGACTTTCTTTACCGGGTTTATGCCGGCACTCGTGAAGATATAGCCCAGTTAAATTGGGACCAGAAACAGCAAGAAAAATTCCTAAAATTGCAGTTTATGGCCCAGCACAAGCAATACAAAGCGCAATTCTGTGATGCCGATTTTCAAATCATTCTAGAAGATGAAAGGCCGGTTGGCAGATTCTACGTTAACCGAACCGAGGGCGAAATCCGGATCGTAGATATTGCTTTGCTGCCCGAGTTTCGCGGCAAGGGAATGGGTTCAACTCTGCTAAAACAGGTTCTCGCTGAAGGGACACAAAAAAGACTCCCGGTACGGATCCATGTCCAGCAATCCAACCCGGCTTTTCATCTTTACCAGCGGCTCGGTTTTCAAAAGATAGATGAAAACGGTATATATTATTTAATGGAGTGGACGAGCAATTAAAACGGCCTGAA includes these proteins:
- a CDS encoding GNAT family N-acetyltransferase codes for the protein MSSPVKLRPITPEDEDFLYRVYAGTREDIAQLNWDQKQQEKFLKLQFMAQHKQYKAQFCDADFQIILEDERPVGRFYVNRTEGEIRIVDIALLPEFRGKGMGSTLLKQVLAEGTQKRLPVRIHVQQSNPAFHLYQRLGFQKIDENGIYYLMEWTSN